CTCAGTCCTTATGGATCAGACTAATTCCAAGTCAATTGTGCTGACGCCTGTAGGTAAGAGCTGGGATGAACTCGGGCTTGAAGTGATTCCAGATCCGGGCAAAATAGGCCCTGTTTTCAAGAAAGACGCAGGAAAAGTCATTTCTGTCCTGCAGAAAGTTGACGGCTTTGCCCTTAAGAAAGCTTTCTCTGAGGCTGGAGAGTTTGAACTTTCCCTTGCAGACGGAACAAGGGTTACAGTAACCTCGAACATGGCAAACTTCAAAGAGACCCTGCCCGAAGGTACAGCAAGTGCAGAATCCGATGCAGGCATTGTCTATGTAGATGCGAACCTGAATCCCGAACTGGAAGCTGAAGGATATGCAAGAGAAGTAATTCGCAGACTTCAGGATATGCGAAAGGAACTTGACCTTGTGGTGGATGAAAATATCCGCGCTCTGGTTAGGATCGAAGACGAAAGGGTCTTAAAGCTAGTTGAAACCCTGAAGGATCTGATCGCAGAAGAAGTAAGAGCCGATATCTTTGAGCTTGGCAGCGATATTAATGTTACCGGAGCCCTTGTAAAGGACTGGGATGTCGAAGGCATTGCCATGAAGATGGGTATCGCAAAAAAGTAAGCCCTGAAGAGGATTGGAGATCAGAGAGGTTTGGAGATCAGAGAGAAGATTGAAAATCTGAGAGAGTTAGAAGCCAAACTATAAAATGGGAAAGGATTGACTGAAATGAATTTTGCTGCCTGGGAGCCGATTTACGAACAAATACTTGAGGATTTTGGATTCGATCGTGCCGGTGATGAAGAAGCAGCCCAATTCCTTTCCCGCAAGCTGACAGAGGAAAATACTGTCAGCCTGTCCGAACTTAAAGCTCTGATCTCTGGAAAGCCTGTCCTGGTATGCGGAAATGCTCCCAAACTCAGGAGAGAGCTTTCAGAAATCAATTTTTCGGATTTTACGGTAATTGCAGCCGACGGGGCAGCCGCAGTTCTTATGGACATGGGCATTGTACCTGAGATTATCTGCACCGACCTTGACGGCAATTCAGAAGCTGATATTGAGAAAGAGATTCTTGCCTGTGAAAAGGGTTCCATTGTCCTGATCCATGCACACGGGGACAATATTGATAAACTCGAAAAATATGTACCTCGCTTTAAGAGATTTATTGCGACTACTCAGGCAAAACCTTTTGATAAGGTGTATAATTTTGGAGGATTTAGCGACGGAGATCGATGCTTTTTCTTAGCAAGGGAGTTCGGAGCAAAAAATATCAAGCTTGCAGGGTTTGATTTTGAAGATCCAGGAGTTAACACCATTAAAAAAAAGAAGTTAAAGTGGGCAAAAAAATTAATAGGTATGGTAGACTATTAAAGAGAAAGTAGTCCATTTAAAGATAATACTATATCATAAGCTTGCCGTTGTGCTTATTTTCATACATGGATTGAATCAAAAAACTTATCCTATTGAATAGCCGTCATTTATATACATATTTTACATAAAACAGGAATGATTGAAGTTATAAAGTTTAAAAATAAAAAGAGTCTTTCAATTTTTCCAACTAGATACAGGTCTCTTAAGGCTTTAAATTGAAATTAGCCAGAAAATAGAACCTAGGTTATTCTTGAGATTACTTTTTTTGCTTGAATAGTGAAATCGCAGATTATCTACAGATCATTATTCCTGATTTATTGAAAGTTTTAATAGAATTAGATATTGTGGAATAAATGCAAAAGTGAGTTTGTTTTATTGACAGAGGGTTTATCCATTTTTCTTAAGACTATTAATATTAAGAAACAGTTATTCTAGATCTTTTATATAATTTATAATTATATTTTTAATCGTACTTTCATGGCAAAATTATTCCTCTCCAACGGAAGCACGTAACTCCGATGATTTCTAAAAGTTGCCGTGAAAGTATGAGTAGGGTATTGAGGACTTCGGTTAGAGAGTGTAATTTTCCAGTGTAGCTCTCTGATCCGAAAGTCCACCTCTAAGCATCTGAAAAGCATAGAGTAACAAATAGCATAAAATAACAAATAAAACTGCAAAATCGTGGAGGTAAATATAATGTGGTGGTTTGGACATTGCGGCTGGGGTTGTCGTAACTGGTTCTGGCGCAAATGGCGCCGCTGTGGTTGGTGCTAAGAATTACTACTGAAACCTGGAACTATTGAACATGGATGAGACTACAGCAGCCATCATCTCAAAGCGGGAGATTGCTTCTGATTAATCGTCCTGTTCTGAGTTGATGGCTACATATTTTTGATATATATTTTTACCTGTTATTTCTGGAATATTACTTTCTAGCCTTCCTGCAGGTGAAGCAGTATTAGCAGCACCAATTCTTTTCTGCAGCTGACCAAGAAGTATACTGCCTGTCTGAGATAAAACTTTGACTTCCGGAAAATTGCAAAACCAAACTAAAAAACGGGGATTCAATATAGCTAACTGAGTCAACGTTTTGATTTCAATGAATACATAACGGACTTCAAGCGAGTAAGAAGAGGGGCTAGCTCATCCTTTTTTTTCATCAGGGATTCAAAGAGAGAAAATAAGACAAATGGCTAAAGAAAGACAAATGGCTAAAGGTGTGCTTTTGATCTCTGGAACAAACCGTCAGCTTCATGTATTCCATAGCGAATTTCATATGGGGAAGGGATTATAACTTGAGAAGCTGAACAGGGTGAGATGCAGAGAATGTCATGCACAATCTGTATTTATCTATGAACAGTTGCCGAACATCATTCTAACCTGCTTCCCTGGCTTAGATTACATCAAAAAGGCGTAGTGATAACCGTTATTAATCCCAATCTTGGTAAGATCGGGAGATCACTGTTGTACCCCTTCAATGAGATACCTTGGGATAAAAAATGGTACTGTGAAGGTAAGCCTTTATCTGTATATCTGTATGACACTTTGGAAGAGATTGACTTACTCCTTGAAATAATTAAAGAGATAGCACGCATGGTGTAAGCATGTTCAAGATTGTTCCCTGTATAAAATACGACAATCGATCAATGACTCCTTCATCACATGATGTTGTTATTGAAGTACCTCTTTCTGTATTTGTCAATGGCCGCCATGCTCTAACTGCAATGATAAGTCCGGTAATGCTTGAAGAATTTATCACAGGTTTTCTATACACAGAAAGGATAATCCGCAAACTGGAAGATATCGACTCCTTGCGTATAGAAGAAAAGGATACTGCTGCCCCTAGTGCAGGTGTTCTGACAAAAAATCCTTTTTCGATAATGGTTTCGAGTAAAACTGTTCTTTCTGGATGCGGCGGCGATACATCATACCTTGATCCTGACAGGCTTCCAAAAATCCAGTCTGATATGCTCATAGAGCCTTCTACAATAAGCAAAATAATGAAGGAAACTCTAGTTTCAGATCTTCACACTAGAACAGGAGGAATTCATATTGTAGGACTTTTTGGACCTAATGGAAAAATCTGCATAATAGAGGACATAGGCAGACACAATGCTCTTGACAAGGTAATAGGTTATGGATTAAAACATGATGTGGATTTTTCCAGAACAATTGTGACCTGTTCGGGAAGACTCTCTTCAGAAATGGTAAGAAAATGCCTGATAGCCAATATTCCTGTTATCGCATCAAGAGGTGCAACAACTACCCTTGCCATAAATATGGGAAAGCAGTCAGGGCTTACTATTATTGGTTTTGTCCGAGGTCACAAGATGATCATATACACAGGTGTGGAAAGAATAATAAGTCAAGAACCTGTTTGATCGCACTAAATCATTTGTTTCAGTCTGGAAACGCAGAATTATCAGGTAGCCCTCAGTTGTTTTATATTAATCGTTTTTTGATGTTTTTCCATCTCATTTTTTATTTTAAATCCTGTCCCAAACTAATATATGTTGAAATTATGAATCTAGCATGAAATTATAAGTCTAACACTATATTCTTCTTCCATGAAATTGATGACATTCTAGGAACTCTATGGATCATATCTCCTCACAGAAACCAATAAAAAAGGCTTCGTGCAGAGACAAGAAAGTTAATGCTAGATTTAGAGCTTGAGTCAATAGAGCCTGCAAATCAAGTATTTAGTTGGAGATCTTAACCAGCCATGAAGCATAAAAATTCAAGAAAAGACTTTGAAGAAAGCCCAACAGAATCTCTTGTAGACCCTTACGGACGAAAGGTGACTGGGCTTCGAATATCCATCACCAATAGGTGTAACTTTTCATGCATGTACTGCCATCGTGAAGGCGAAGATAGCTGCACCTGTGGCCCAGCTGGGCTAGAAATGAAACCTGAGTTGATCTGTGAGATTGTCAGAGTAGCTGCAAAATTTGGAATCCAAAAAGTTAAATTTTCAGGAGGCGAACCTCTAATCCGAAAAGACTTTGAGGAGATTCTTGCCTGCCTTCCTCCATTAAAAGAGGTTTCTGTAACCACAAACGGTTTACAACTTGAAGAACGTGCAAAATCCCTGAAGGCTGCGGGTTTGGATAGAATAAATATAAGTCTCGATACTCTTATTCCCGAAAAATATGAGGAGATTACCGGAGCTCCGCCGGGTTCTCTTGAGAAGGTTATCAGGGGCATTGATAGCGCAGTTGAAGCTGGACTGATCCCTGTAAAGTTGAATATGGTACTCCTGAAAGGTATAAACGATAATGAAATCGATTCCATGATGGAATTTATCCGGCAGTATAAAGGGAAGGTAATTTTGCAACTCATAGAGCTTATGAATATTGACCCAAAGCTTTCAAAATACATGATTGATACGAAAGCCCTT
The Methanosarcina thermophila TM-1 genome window above contains:
- the moaA gene encoding GTP 3',8-cyclase MoaA, whose translation is MKHKNSRKDFEESPTESLVDPYGRKVTGLRISITNRCNFSCMYCHREGEDSCTCGPAGLEMKPELICEIVRVAAKFGIQKVKFSGGEPLIRKDFEEILACLPPLKEVSVTTNGLQLEERAKSLKAAGLDRINISLDTLIPEKYEEITGAPPGSLEKVIRGIDSAVEAGLIPVKLNMVLLKGINDNEIDSMMEFIRQYKGKVILQLIELMNIDPKLSKYMIDTKALEKSLTDRASDVIVRQLHHRKKYIIDGIEVEFVHPMDNSEFCAYCSRLRITADGKFKPCLLVNKNLVDFREAKNPKEIEKLLKLAVSRRRPYYSPVNISK
- the fdhD gene encoding formate dehydrogenase accessory sulfurtransferase FdhD codes for the protein MFKIVPCIKYDNRSMTPSSHDVVIEVPLSVFVNGRHALTAMISPVMLEEFITGFLYTERIIRKLEDIDSLRIEEKDTAAPSAGVLTKNPFSIMVSSKTVLSGCGGDTSYLDPDRLPKIQSDMLIEPSTISKIMKETLVSDLHTRTGGIHIVGLFGPNGKICIIEDIGRHNALDKVIGYGLKHDVDFSRTIVTCSGRLSSEMVRKCLIANIPVIASRGATTTLAINMGKQSGLTIIGFVRGHKMIIYTGVERIISQEPV
- a CDS encoding 6-hydroxymethylpterin diphosphokinase MptE-like protein, whose protein sequence is MNFAAWEPIYEQILEDFGFDRAGDEEAAQFLSRKLTEENTVSLSELKALISGKPVLVCGNAPKLRRELSEINFSDFTVIAADGAAAVLMDMGIVPEIICTDLDGNSEADIEKEILACEKGSIVLIHAHGDNIDKLEKYVPRFKRFIATTQAKPFDKVYNFGGFSDGDRCFFLAREFGAKNIKLAGFDFEDPGVNTIKKKKLKWAKKLIGMVDY